The following proteins come from a genomic window of Lycium ferocissimum isolate CSIRO_LF1 chromosome 4, AGI_CSIRO_Lferr_CH_V1, whole genome shotgun sequence:
- the LOC132051507 gene encoding eukaryotic translation initiation factor 5B-like — translation MGRKKGTEHEEENPEAAKQVGGGGKSKKKNRVIDDDEYSVGTELSEEPTVQEETAPAFGKKKGKKGNKSGVKDDGDNDDEMDEKPVKQGGGGGKSRKKNVVVDDDEYAIGADVSEEPEEKVAPAMAGGKKKGKKGKKSATSYGVLGEDDDVEDRLDLTRDSDQEDEGIAQFSGKAKKSSVFSTAFDTIGDEDEEPVVAGEGKNSFSVALLDEEEEATETVEDDDDVPELIFAGKKKSSKKKKKSAVSMTEANVKEEAEPEEADDNKSKKQERDVPETSKNKTKKKKGGRTTVQEDEDEIDKILAELGEGAAPAPAPEVQPESKDSKSKKKKAGRTAQEEDDIDKILAEIGEGQATSAPAPASLLQEEKSQPGDDAAEKEEAVEEGAVESAAAKKKKKKKEKEKEKKAAAAAAAASSVEEETKTDAKGKLGDKKQSKQVKEMQERLKKMKEAEERKKREEEEKLRKEEEERLRLEELERLAEEKKRLKKEREKEKLLKKKQEGKLLTGKQKEEARRLEAMRKQFLANGGTQALPIGENKKETTKRPIYQKKKSKPQANGKSQEESVESSEVKEQQQELVSEVDSVETEKVEDVDSTITEEKSEIADAEENEAEEEEDDEEWDAKSWDDADLKLPGKSAFEDEEVDSEPLPITKKEIKVASSTAATLPVAVKSVIPTQKAAATVPGVLKNDQGRKGDPEDSVAEQNKQKGSPEEPQSEDNLRSPICCIMGHVDTGKTKLLDCIRGTNVQEGEAGGITQQIGATYFPAENIRERTKELKADAKLKVPGLLVIDTPGHESFTNLRSRGSGLCDIAILVVDIMHGLEPQTIESLNLLKMRNTEFIVALNKVDRLYGWKVCKNAPIVKAMKQQSKDVQFEFNNRLTQVVTQFKEQGINTELYYKNKEMGKDTFSIIPTSAISGEGIPDMLLLLVQWTQKTMVEKLTYSNEVQCTVLEVKVVEGHGTTIDVVLVNGVLHEGDQIVVCGMQGPIVTTIRALLTPHPMKELRVKGTYLHHKQIKAAQGIKITAQGFEHAIAGTSLYVVGPDDNLEDIKEAAMEDMKSVMSRIDKSGEGVYVQASTLGSLEALLEFLKTPDVSIPVSGIGIGPVHKKDVMKASVMLEKKKEYATILAFDVKVTQEARELADEAGVKIFMADIIYHLFDQFKAYIDTIKEEQKKEVAEEAVFPCVLKIVPNCVFNKKDPIVLGVDVLEGIARIGTPICIPQKDFIDIGRLASIENNHKPVDSAKKGQRVAIKIVGSNSEEQQKMFGRHFEMEDELVSKISRRSIDILKANFRKDLSVEDWRLVMKLKTLFKIQ, via the exons ATGGGGAGAAAGAAGGGAACAGAACACGAGGAAGAGAACCCCGAAGCTGCCAAGCAGGTCGGTGGTGGAGGGAAGTCGAAGAAGAAGAATAGGGTGATTGACGACGATGAGTACTCTGTTGGGACTGAATTGTCCGAAGAACCTACGGTTCAGGAAGAGACAGCACCGGCTTTTggtaagaagaaaggtaagaaggGCAATAAGTCGGGGGTTAAAGACGATGGTGACAATGACGATGAAATGGACGAGAAGCCGGTCAAGCAGGGTGGTGGTGGAGGGAAGTCGAGGAAGAAGAATGTGGtagttgatgatgatgaatatGCTATCGGGGCAGACGTATCAGAAGAGCCGGAAGAAAAAGTTGCACCGGCGATGGCAGGTGGtaagaaaaaaggtaaaaagggaaagaagagTGCGACTAGTTATGGAGTACTTGGAGAGGATGACGATGTAGAAGACAGGTTGGATTTAACGAGGGATAGTGACCAAGAGGATGAAGGCATTGCCCAATTCTCTGGGAAGGCGAAGAAGTCTAGTGTGTTTTCTACAGCTTTTGACACAATtggtgatgaagatgaagaaccAGTGGTTGCTGGTGAGGGGAAGAATTCATTTAGTGTGGCGCTTCTTGATGAAGAAGAGGAGGCGACAGAGACAGTTGAAGACGATGATGATGTGCCAGAACTTATTTTTGCAGGTAAAAAGAAGTCAtctaagaagaagaaaaaaagtgcTGTCAGCATGACTGAAGCCAATGTTAAGGAAGAAGCTGAACCTGAAGAAGCGGATGATAATAAAAGCAAAAAGCAGGAAAGAGATGTACCAGAAACTTCTAAGAATAAAAccaagaagaaaaagggtggCCGTACAACAGTACAAGAAGATGAGGATGAGATTGACAAGATTCTAGCAGAGCTTGGTGAAGGAGCAGCTCCTGCTCCTGCTCCGGAGGTGCAGCCTGAGTCAAAAGATAGTAAATCTAAGAAGAAAAAGGCCGGTAGAACAGCTCAAGAGGAGGATGACATCGACAAAATTCTGGCAGAAATTGGTGAAGGGCAAGCTACATCTGCACCTGCTCCTGCTTCTCTTCTACAAGAGGAGAAAAGTCAACCAGGCGATGATGCTGCTGAGAAGGAGGAAGCAGTTGAAGAAGGAGCTGTTGAGTCTGCTGctgcaaagaagaagaaaaagaagaaggagaaggaaaaagagaaaaaggcaGCTGCAGCTGCAGCAGCTGCCTCTAGTGTGGAGGAAGAAACAAAAACTGATGCAAAAGGAAAATTGGGAGATAAGAAACAGTCGAAGCAGGTTAAGGAGATGCAAGAGAGACTCAAAAAGATGAAGGAAGCtgaagaaaggaagaagaggGAAGAAGAGGAAAAGTTAAGGAAGGAAGAAGAGGAACGTCTTCGCCTGGAAGAACTGGAAAGACTTGCAGAAGAGAAGAAACgtttgaaaaaggagagagagaaggaaAAGCTCTTGAAGAAGAAACAAGAGGGAAAACTGCTTACAGGAAAGCAAAAGGAAGAAGCTCGAAGATTAGAAGCAATGAGAAAGCAATTTCTTGCTAATGGTGGGACACAGGCACTCCCCATTGGGGAGAATAAGAAAGAGACAACCAAACGGCcaatttatcaaaaaaagaagTCGAAGCCACAAGCTAATGGAAAATCCCAGGAAGAGTCTGTTGAAAGCTCAGAAGTTAAAGAACAGCAGCAGGAGCTGGTGTCTGAGGTTGACTCCGTGGAAACTGAGAAGGTTGAGGATGTGGATTCGACAATTACAGAGGAGAAGTCAGAAATAGCTGATGCAGAAGAAAATgaagctgaagaagaagaagatgatgaggaATGGGATGCAAAAAGTTGGGATGATGCTGATCTGAAACTGCCTGGTAAGAGTGCTTTTGAAGACGAGGAGGTAGATTCAGAACCGCTGCCTATAACTAAGAAAGAGATTAAGGTTGCAAGTTCAACTGCAGCAACTCTCCCTGTTGCTGTCAAGTCGGTGATTCCTACTCAAAAAGCGGCTGCAACTGTACCAGGTGTACTGAAGAATGACCAAGGTAGGAAGGGTGACCCTGAGGATAGCGTTGCAGAACAAAACAAGCAGAAAGGCAGTCCTGAAGAACCCCAGAGTGAAGACAATCTCCGGTCTCCTATTTGCTGTATTATGGGGCATGTTGATACTGGTAAAACCAAGCTACTTGATTGCATACGAGGCACTAATGTTCAAGAAGGTGAAGCTGGAGGGATTACTCAGCAGATAGGTGCAACTTACTTTCCAGCTGAGAATATACGCGAGAGAACTAAGGAGCTCAAAGCTGATGCGAAGCTGAAGGTCCCTGGTTTGTTGGTCATCGACACTCCTGGACATGAATCTTTCACGAATCTGCGTTCTCGAGGTTCAGGTTTATGTGATATTGCAATTTTGGTTGTTGACATCATGCATGGACTAGAACCACAGACCATAGAATCACTTAATCTTCTGAAGATGCGGAATACAGAATTTATTGTTGCTCTGAATAAG GTGGATAGGCTTTATGGATGGAAAGTTTGTAAGAATGCTCCCATTGTGAAGGCGATGAAGCAACAGTCCAAAGATGTTCAGTTTGAATTTAATAATAGGCTTACTCAG GTTGTTACCCAGTTCAAGGAACAAGGTATAAATACAGAATTATACTATAAAAACAAAGAAATGGGGAAGGACACTTTCAGTATTATACCAACTAGTGCTATTAG TGGCGAAGGTATTCCTGACATGCTGTTGTTACTTGTTCAATGGACACAAAAGACAATGGTTGAGAAACTTACTTACAGCAACGAAGTCCAG TGTACGGTTTTGGAGGTTAAGGTTGTTGAAGGTCATGGAACAACCATTGATGTGGTTTTGGTTAATGGTGTGCTTCATGAAGGAGATCAAATAGTCGTTTGTGGCATGCAG GGACCTATTGTTACCACAATCCGAGCATTACTGACGCCTCATCCCATGAAGGAACTCCGAGTAAAG GGAACATATTTGCATCATAAGCAAATCAAGGCTGCCCAGGGTATAAAGATTACCGCTCAG GGCTTTGAGCATGCAATTGCTGGTACTAGTCTATATGTTGTGGGGCCTGATGATAATTTGGAAGATATCAAAGAAGCAGCTATGGAAGATATGAAGTCAGTGATGAGCCGGATCGACAAAAGTGGAGAGGGAGTATATGTTCAAGCATCTACACTTGGATCATTGGAAGCTTTGCTGGAATTTTTGAAGACCCCAGATGTAAGCATACCTGTCAGTGGGATCGGCATAGGCCCTGTGCATAAAAAGGATGTCATGAAAGCTAGTGTTATGcttgagaagaagaaagagtatGCAACAATCTTGGCCTTCGACGTGAAAGTGACACAGGAAGCTCGGGAACTTGCAGATGAGGCTGGTGTCAAAATTTTTATGGCTGATATTATTTATCACCTGTTCGATCAGTTTAAAGCCTACATTGACACTATCAAGGAAGAACAAAAGAAGGAAGTTGCTGAAGAAGCAGTCTTCCCCTGTGTGCTCAAGATTGTACCAAATTGTGTCTTCAACAAGAAAGATCCAATTGTTCTGGGAGTTGATGTTCTTGAGGGCATTGCCAGG ATCGGAACTCCAATATGTATTCCTCAAAAGGACTTCATTGATATAGGTCGTCTTGCGTCCATTGAGAACAACCATAAGCCTGTTGACTCTGCGAAGAAAGGCCAAAGGGTGGCCATTAAG ATAGTTGGATCTAACTCTGAGGAGCAACAGAAGATGTTTGGCAGGCATTTTGAAATGGAAGATGAGCTtgtcagcaaaatttcaaggAGGTCCATTGACATACTCAAGGCCAATTTCCGG AAAGACCTATCAGTTGAGGATTGGAGACTTGTCATGAAACTGAAGACCCTCTTTAAGATACAATGA